Proteins encoded within one genomic window of Candidatus Hepatoplasma crinochetorum Av:
- the lon gene encoding endopeptidase La, which produces MSLNKKLPLIITKGNILFPNFVTSLGFKKEYLSEGFIKNFQKSDLNVIITSSYEDYNLDQEEAEENNSKEKKLKVLEYGTYASVGNIVEKEDTINIFFNGLKRVKIVDFQEKSPGNFLAEFIDLKDVNIDSEKSIDLKNKIRNLILQRMNQLKLKSDNMEPLFQAPTGAFSDSIANILHLTMEEKFELISENNVEKRLEILLDNLQTSLQVNENIARDINTRVREKFTKQQKEFYLREQLKAIKEELDEMSGEENDVKTLKKRAEENPYPQNIKTKILKEIGRLENTPSSAPEAGIIRTYLDWIMNVPWWQKDNEKIDILKAKKILDEDHYGLEEPKKRIIEYLAVKQSNPNSKGAIVSLIGPPGTGKTSLSKSIARALDRKFIKISLGGIKDESEIRGHRRTYIASMPGKIIQAMRKAGTANPVILLDEIDKMSSDFRGDPASAMLEVLDYEQNNKFQDHYLEEEYDLSDVFFIATANYVRDIPEPLYDRLEKIEITSYTELEKVEIAKRFLVPRVINETNLKFKNFKIDDDILKFIIRHYTMEAGVRQLHRTLEKIARGILVMSLDGKLKGSSVYKINKKHIEKLLGKIKFDYTKKEDTPQIGTVNGLAWTAYGGDILPIEVTLFPGKGNLILTGQIKDVMKESASIAYSYIKANYQKFGIEADLKDNKNIFKDFDVHVHSPDGATPKDGPSAGVTFTTSLISALRKIPVSEKIGMTGEITLRGKILPIGGLREKSISAYRSGLEAIYIPKENLRDVDTLPKEITKNLKIIPVANFDELYKKLRKDHRI; this is translated from the coding sequence ATGTCTTTAAATAAAAAATTACCATTAATAATTACTAAGGGGAATATTTTATTTCCTAATTTTGTTACAAGTTTAGGATTTAAAAAGGAATATTTATCAGAAGGTTTTATTAAAAATTTTCAAAAAAGTGATTTAAATGTAATTATTACATCTTCATATGAAGATTACAATCTTGATCAAGAAGAAGCAGAAGAAAATAATTCAAAAGAGAAAAAATTGAAAGTTTTAGAATATGGAACTTATGCTTCTGTTGGCAATATTGTCGAAAAAGAAGATACAATTAATATTTTTTTTAATGGACTTAAGCGTGTTAAAATTGTTGATTTTCAGGAAAAATCACCAGGTAATTTTTTGGCTGAATTTATTGATTTGAAAGATGTTAATATTGATTCAGAAAAATCAATTGATTTAAAAAACAAAATTCGTAATTTAATATTACAAAGAATGAATCAATTAAAATTAAAATCAGATAATATGGAGCCATTATTCCAAGCACCAACAGGTGCATTTTCTGATTCCATTGCAAATATTTTACATCTTACAATGGAAGAAAAATTTGAATTAATAAGTGAAAATAATGTTGAAAAAAGATTAGAAATATTATTAGATAATTTACAAACTTCATTACAAGTAAATGAAAATATTGCTCGTGACATTAATACAAGAGTAAGAGAAAAATTTACAAAACAACAAAAAGAATTTTATTTAAGAGAACAATTAAAAGCAATTAAAGAAGAGTTAGATGAAATGTCTGGTGAGGAAAATGATGTTAAAACTCTTAAAAAAAGAGCAGAGGAAAATCCATATCCTCAAAACATTAAGACCAAAATTTTAAAAGAAATAGGTAGGCTTGAAAATACACCAAGTTCAGCTCCTGAAGCAGGAATTATTCGAACATATTTAGATTGAATAATGAATGTTCCTTGATGACAAAAAGATAATGAGAAAATTGATATTTTAAAAGCAAAAAAAATTCTTGATGAAGATCATTATGGTCTTGAAGAACCTAAAAAAAGAATTATTGAATATCTTGCTGTAAAACAAAGTAATCCTAATTCTAAAGGGGCCATTGTATCATTAATAGGTCCTCCCGGAACAGGAAAAACTTCACTTTCAAAATCAATTGCAAGAGCATTAGATCGTAAATTTATTAAAATTTCTCTTGGTGGAATAAAAGATGAATCAGAAATAAGAGGACATCGCCGAACTTATATAGCTTCAATGCCAGGTAAAATTATTCAAGCAATGCGAAAAGCAGGAACAGCAAATCCTGTAATTTTACTTGATGAAATTGATAAAATGTCTTCTGATTTTAGGGGAGATCCAGCTTCTGCAATGCTTGAAGTTTTGGATTATGAACAAAATAATAAATTTCAAGATCATTATTTAGAAGAAGAATATGATTTATCTGATGTCTTTTTTATAGCAACAGCAAATTATGTTAGAGATATTCCTGAACCTCTCTATGATCGCTTAGAAAAAATTGAAATAACATCATATACAGAACTCGAAAAAGTGGAAATTGCAAAAAGATTTCTTGTTCCTCGTGTTATAAATGAAACAAATTTAAAATTTAAAAACTTTAAAATTGATGATGATATATTGAAATTTATTATTAGACATTATACAATGGAAGCAGGAGTAAGACAACTTCATAGAACACTTGAAAAAATTGCTCGTGGTATTTTGGTAATGAGTTTGGATGGAAAATTAAAAGGTTCAAGTGTTTATAAAATTAATAAAAAACACATTGAAAAATTATTAGGAAAAATTAAATTTGATTATACAAAAAAAGAAGATACTCCACAGATAGGAACAGTAAATGGTCTTGCTTGAACAGCTTATGGTGGAGATATTTTACCAATTGAAGTTACTCTTTTTCCTGGTAAAGGTAATTTAATATTAACAGGTCAAATTAAAGATGTAATGAAAGAATCTGCTTCTATTGCTTATTCTTATATTAAGGCAAATTATCAAAAATTTGGAATTGAAGCAGATCTTAAAGATAATAAAAATATTTTTAAAGATTTTGATGTTCATGTTCATTCTCCTGATGGTGCTACTCCAAAAGATGGACCATCTGCAGGAGTTACTTTTACAACATCACTAATTTCTGCGCTTCGAAAAATTCCTGTTTCTGAAAAAATAGGAATGACAGGGGAAATTACTTTAAGAGGAAAAATATTACCAATTGGTGGACTTAGAGAAAAATCAATTTCTGCTTATCGTTCTGGTTTAGAAGCAATTTATATCCCAAAAGAAAATTTAAGAGATGTTGACACATTACCAAAAGAAATTACAAAAAATTTAAAAATTATTCCTGTTGCAAATTTTGATGAACTTTATAAAAAATTAAGAAAAGATCATAGAATATAA